A genomic region of Alnus glutinosa chromosome 11, dhAlnGlut1.1, whole genome shotgun sequence contains the following coding sequences:
- the LOC133881893 gene encoding uncharacterized protein LOC133881893, translating into MEGLIPYLLHAIKKQKPGNNYRSLSEGSTRSYHLLNTAAESLGGSSHRRTRSEFLPPNMEFVEQRSGVEYLRSYSSSKSSATATPTSSRGSAPKIGSYSAHVPRKANNLTKTHQW; encoded by the coding sequence atggaAGGCTTAATTCCCTATCTTCTCCACGCCATCAAGAAGCAGAAGCCTGGAAACAACTACAGGAGCCTCTCCGAGGGCTCAACCCGGAGCTACCATTTGTTGAATACTGCAGCCGAATCGCTCGGTGGCTCGTCCCACCGGCGAACACGGTCTGAGTTCCTGCCGCCGAACATGGAGTTCGTAGAGCAACGATCTGGTGTTGAATATCTCCGATCCTACAGCTCTAGCAAAAGTTCTGCTACTGCTACGCCAACTTCTTCAAGGGGTAGTGCCCCAAAGATCGGTTCCTATTCCGCCCACGTCCCCAGGAAGGCTAATAATCTCACTAAAACTCATCAATGGTGA